A portion of the Sphaerochaeta pleomorpha str. Grapes genome contains these proteins:
- a CDS encoding two-component system sensor histidine kinase NtrB encodes MNNFVHRAILKIDQLDTRQIVNLLKSQANDVEMLENVLESIQDGVILTDSNLIINYANSNCPSMVPMARKKNYEGLPLCKVLEDRQVAKYIILAVHNRAEDLDNEFTFQRGGKIQTIAITVSMYRSKELKDLSSYVIRFTDVTERNASEARLRRTENLASMTTMAAGVAHEIKNPLAAMGIHLQLLKKAFVRKTSLTLDDAQRYIDVLDEEINRLNSIVVDFLFAVRPMDTRLRLGSLEKTLKEICNFVEPELNEHKVTLVRDIATSLPRLEFDENLLKQALLNLIKNAMNAMENGGMLTLQARLDGNLVSIKIVDTGTGMSDETLLKIFEPYFTTKATGTGLGLTVVYKIMKEHKGDITVTSKLGEGTCFTLTFPVPRTERLALGNEPVTCVASSIEEVPDETDNPDLR; translated from the coding sequence ATGAATAATTTCGTTCACCGTGCAATATTGAAGATTGACCAGCTGGATACCCGCCAGATTGTCAATCTCCTCAAGAGCCAGGCAAATGACGTCGAAATGCTGGAAAATGTACTGGAATCAATCCAGGACGGGGTTATTTTGACGGACAGCAACCTGATAATAAACTACGCGAACTCAAACTGCCCTTCCATGGTTCCCATGGCAAGGAAAAAGAACTACGAGGGATTGCCCCTGTGCAAAGTCCTCGAAGACAGGCAGGTTGCCAAATATATTATCCTTGCAGTCCATAACAGGGCCGAGGATCTGGATAATGAATTCACCTTCCAGCGGGGGGGAAAGATCCAGACCATTGCCATTACCGTTTCCATGTACCGTAGCAAGGAACTGAAGGACCTCTCCAGTTATGTTATCAGGTTTACCGATGTTACAGAGCGTAACGCGAGTGAGGCTCGGTTGAGAAGGACGGAGAACCTTGCTTCCATGACAACCATGGCTGCAGGGGTTGCCCATGAGATCAAGAATCCTTTGGCGGCTATGGGCATTCACCTGCAGTTGCTAAAAAAGGCATTCGTCCGTAAGACTTCCCTTACCCTCGATGATGCCCAACGCTATATTGATGTTTTGGACGAAGAGATAAACAGGCTCAATTCGATTGTTGTCGATTTCCTTTTCGCTGTCCGTCCCATGGATACGCGTCTTCGCCTAGGGTCTTTGGAGAAGACTCTCAAGGAAATCTGTAATTTTGTGGAACCTGAGCTCAATGAGCACAAGGTTACCTTGGTGAGGGACATCGCCACTTCGCTGCCCAGGCTGGAATTCGATGAGAACCTGCTCAAGCAGGCTTTGCTCAACTTGATCAAGAATGCCATGAATGCCATGGAAAACGGCGGGATGCTTACCCTGCAGGCTAGGCTTGACGGGAATCTTGTCAGCATCAAGATAGTCGATACCGGTACAGGAATGTCTGATGAGACCCTCCTGAAGATATTTGAACCTTACTTCACCACCAAGGCTACCGGTACCGGACTGGGTTTGACCGTTGTGTATAAAATAATGAAAGAACATAAGGGTGATATCACCGTCACCAGCAAACTGGGTGAAGGTACCTGCTTTACCCTGACATTTCCTGTCCCGAGGACCGAGCGTCTTGCTTTGGGTAATGAGCCGGTAACCTGCGTGGCCAGTTCAATCGAGGAGGTTCCCGATGAAACGGACAATCCTGATTTGCGATGA
- a CDS encoding DNA polymerase III subunit delta': MFESLYESQREIATQLANQIGGETFSQVNLFGGNRYSLRMTTALETARILSCQGDRSEHCRCDSCRKFELLTTTNLVIVSQRDHNRVIETAINSFIRLRNDFSRRFLIRNTRVFLLQYHGSLMSGSQTQAQSANYDNASLVNDLLMDLSALKSDITEKEAKAIAQALRSALKPLFLSAKRNTTITVNQVRALEEWINETSARSQKRFIIIESLEQANASARNGLLKMLEEPPADVYFTLISEYPGRIMQTILSRVRKYSFAPLRKKAVQALLAPFFLGDQEYDDLEQFFLQGGGLDLAEAKKQVSLVTDSLASNTYLGTEAFSALLAKVDENDSYEYLLKGILSSVEQQFIEGTVSYDRAHLLEALVSASLSNAQRFNQNKKLMFEALYYSMMEKQ; encoded by the coding sequence ATGTTTGAGAGCCTCTATGAAAGCCAGAGAGAGATAGCTACCCAGCTCGCAAACCAGATCGGGGGGGAAACCTTCAGCCAGGTAAACCTCTTCGGGGGGAACCGTTACAGCCTGCGAATGACTACAGCCCTCGAGACTGCGAGGATCCTTTCCTGCCAGGGGGACAGGAGCGAACACTGCAGATGCGATAGTTGCAGGAAATTCGAGTTGCTGACAACCACCAACCTGGTTATCGTGAGCCAGCGTGACCACAACAGGGTAATCGAGACAGCGATCAACAGCTTTATTCGGTTGCGCAATGATTTCTCCAGGCGTTTCTTGATACGAAATACCCGTGTTTTTCTGCTTCAGTACCATGGGTCGCTGATGAGCGGTTCCCAGACGCAGGCACAGAGTGCCAACTATGACAATGCCTCATTGGTGAATGATTTGCTGATGGATCTCTCAGCTTTGAAATCCGATATCACGGAAAAGGAGGCAAAGGCAATCGCCCAAGCCCTCCGTTCTGCATTGAAGCCCCTGTTTCTCTCTGCAAAGCGGAATACCACCATTACCGTGAATCAAGTGAGGGCCCTGGAGGAATGGATAAACGAAACCAGTGCCCGATCACAGAAGCGATTCATTATAATCGAATCGCTGGAACAGGCAAATGCCTCAGCTAGGAACGGTCTGCTCAAGATGCTCGAGGAACCTCCTGCGGATGTGTATTTCACCTTGATCTCGGAATATCCGGGAAGGATCATGCAGACTATTCTCTCAAGGGTCAGAAAGTATTCTTTTGCGCCGCTCAGAAAGAAGGCAGTACAGGCCCTGCTTGCACCCTTTTTCCTGGGTGACCAGGAATATGACGATCTGGAACAGTTTTTCCTGCAAGGCGGCGGTCTCGACCTGGCCGAGGCAAAAAAACAGGTTTCGCTTGTCACCGATTCACTGGCGAGCAATACCTACCTTGGTACAGAGGCTTTCAGTGCATTGCTGGCGAAGGTTGATGAAAACGATAGTTATGAGTATCTTCTCAAGGGAATACTTTCCTCTGTGGAACAGCAGTTCATAGAGGGTACTGTTTCCTATGACAGGGCCCATCTTCTGGAGGCGCTCGTATCAGCCTCGCTGAGCAATGCCCAGCGGTTCAACCAGAATAAGAAACTGATGTTCGAGGCCCTGTATTATTCCATGATGGAGAAGCAATGA
- a CDS encoding CvpA family protein, which yields MDWGLTIGSVYFNSIDIIVCTLAIVGGIGGTLNGFADSFSHRAGFLAGFAIGLMFTKILSELLVESFGLPLFVASLFSFVFLFLVGYGTLRFVGNLLESALEGIGLRPVNSLLGFVWGVFEMLVLLSIILYVLELQDTFNVSKYLDASQFVLRFVRPLVPETVDWITTQVSSAHV from the coding sequence ATGGATTGGGGATTAACGATAGGTTCTGTCTATTTCAATTCGATCGACATCATTGTATGTACCCTTGCAATCGTAGGTGGTATCGGGGGAACCTTGAACGGTTTTGCCGACTCCTTCTCCCATAGGGCAGGGTTCCTCGCGGGTTTTGCCATAGGGCTCATGTTTACCAAGATCCTCTCGGAACTGCTGGTGGAATCTTTCGGGCTTCCCCTTTTTGTTGCGAGCCTCTTCTCCTTTGTCTTCCTTTTCTTGGTTGGGTACGGGACCTTGCGTTTCGTCGGCAACCTCTTGGAATCTGCATTGGAAGGTATCGGGCTCAGGCCGGTCAACTCGCTGCTGGGATTCGTCTGGGGCGTGTTTGAGATGTTGGTGCTTTTGAGCATTATCCTCTATGTCCTTGAATTGCAGGATACCTTCAATGTCAGTAAATATCTGGATGCTAGTCAGTTTGTACTGCGCTTTGTTCGCCCCTTGGTCCCCGAGACCGTCGATTGGATAACAACCCAGGTAAGTAGCGCACATGTTTGA
- a CDS encoding sigma-54-dependent transcriptional regulator, whose amino-acid sequence MKRTILICDDEKNIRSGLAMAMELEGYATFAAEDGAVAWDYLNKHDIDLVITDLRMPNLSGEALLKKIVSAYPRLPVVILTGHGTIETAVEAMRMGAVDFFTKPVDLDRLTLVVKKSLSNNDLYAEHEELKKEVAQLKARNKYDRIIGKSQKMVNLMDIVSQVAPTKASVLITGESGVGKELVADAIHELSNRSEGPFIKVHCAALTSSLLESELFGHEKGAFTGAVALKKGRFELADGGTIFLDEIGEIDASTQVKLLRVLQEKQFERVGGEKSVSVDVRIVCATNKDLQKEIEKGNFREDLYYRLNVVHLDVPPLRDRKEDIPLLMTSFLTYFNQENDKHIEGFAPAAKRALLAYDWPGNIRELRNCIESAVVLARSTIIEPDDLPPAVSKAENPALLSLEVGMTLEEAEKRLIVSSLALCGGNKTKAAEMLGIGRKTLHRKLQEYQIDQD is encoded by the coding sequence ATGAAACGGACAATCCTGATTTGCGATGATGAAAAGAATATCCGCAGTGGCCTTGCCATGGCGATGGAGCTGGAAGGGTATGCAACCTTCGCAGCCGAAGACGGTGCCGTTGCCTGGGATTATCTTAACAAACATGATATAGACCTAGTGATTACCGACTTGCGCATGCCCAACCTCAGCGGAGAGGCTTTGCTAAAGAAGATTGTCTCGGCCTATCCTCGGCTACCTGTGGTCATTTTGACCGGTCATGGGACAATCGAGACTGCAGTCGAGGCGATGCGTATGGGCGCTGTCGACTTTTTTACCAAACCGGTCGATCTCGACCGTTTGACTTTGGTCGTGAAAAAATCCTTGTCGAACAATGACCTGTATGCCGAACACGAGGAATTGAAAAAAGAAGTCGCCCAGCTGAAAGCACGCAACAAATATGACCGTATTATCGGAAAGAGCCAGAAAATGGTAAACCTGATGGATATCGTTTCACAGGTTGCCCCTACAAAAGCCTCGGTACTCATAACCGGGGAAAGCGGGGTGGGCAAGGAACTTGTTGCCGATGCCATCCACGAGCTCTCCAACCGGTCGGAGGGCCCTTTTATCAAAGTCCACTGTGCAGCCTTGACCTCGTCGCTGTTGGAAAGCGAACTGTTCGGTCATGAGAAAGGTGCCTTCACTGGAGCTGTGGCCTTGAAAAAAGGACGCTTCGAGCTTGCTGACGGTGGAACGATATTTCTGGATGAAATCGGGGAGATCGATGCCTCGACGCAAGTCAAACTGTTGCGGGTCCTCCAGGAAAAACAGTTCGAACGGGTAGGCGGGGAGAAATCGGTCTCTGTCGATGTTCGCATAGTCTGTGCCACCAATAAGGATTTGCAGAAAGAGATCGAGAAGGGAAATTTCAGGGAAGACCTGTATTACCGGCTCAATGTCGTTCACCTCGATGTCCCCCCCCTCAGAGACAGGAAAGAGGATATCCCCTTGTTGATGACTTCCTTCCTTACTTATTTCAACCAAGAGAACGATAAGCATATTGAAGGCTTTGCCCCTGCTGCAAAACGGGCTTTGCTAGCCTATGACTGGCCGGGCAATATCAGGGAGCTGCGTAACTGTATAGAAAGCGCAGTAGTTCTTGCCCGCAGTACCATAATTGAACCAGATGATCTGCCCCCTGCGGTAAGCAAGGCGGAGAATCCGGCACTGCTTTCCCTTGAAGTGGGGATGACCCTTGAGGAAGCGGAGAAACGTTTGATTGTTTCCTCGTTGGCCCTCTGCGGGGGAAATAAGACGAAAGCGGCAGAGATGCTGGGTATAGGGCGCAAGACCCTTCACCGGAAACTACAGGAATACCAAATTGACCAAGACTGA